From Lysobacter auxotrophicus, the proteins below share one genomic window:
- the rpsU gene encoding 30S ribosomal protein S21, which yields MPSVKVRENEPFEFALRRFKRTCEKAGVLAETRKREFYEKPTQERKRKAAAAVKRQARRASRDVTKRQRLY from the coding sequence ATGCCCAGCGTCAAAGTCCGCGAAAACGAGCCTTTTGAGTTTGCTCTGCGTCGCTTCAAGCGCACCTGCGAGAAGGCCGGTGTCCTGGCCGAGACCCGCAAGCGCGAGTTCTACGAGAAGCCGACCCAGGAACGCAAGCGCAAGGCCGCAGCCGCGGTGAAGCGCCAGGCCCGTCGCGCCTCGCGTGACGTGACCAAGCGTCAGCGCCTGTACTGA
- the tsaD gene encoding tRNA (adenosine(37)-N6)-threonylcarbamoyltransferase complex transferase subunit TsaD, translated as MKVLGIETSCDETGVAVYDTQSGLRAHALYSQIALHAEYGGVVPELASRDHVRKLLPLVRETLREAGLGTSDLDGVAYTAGPGLVGALLVGAGVARSMAWALDVPAIGVHHMEGHLLAPLLEDDPERGRPQPPFVALLVSGGHTQLVHVEAIGRYKLLGETLDDAAGEAFDKTAKLMGLPYPGGPQLAALAEQGRPGAFRFARPMTDRPGLDFSFSGLKTQVLLAWRDSDQSETVRADIARGFEDAVVDTLSIKCERALDAAGCDTLVVAGGVGANKRLRAKLDEMTRKRGGRVSFPRPQFCTDNGAMIAYAGALRLAAGQHGDLAVRVTPRWDMATLEAVIRQS; from the coding sequence GTGAAAGTCCTCGGCATCGAAACCAGCTGCGACGAGACCGGCGTGGCCGTCTACGACACGCAATCCGGCCTGCGCGCGCACGCCCTCTACAGCCAGATCGCCCTGCACGCCGAGTACGGCGGCGTGGTGCCCGAGCTGGCCAGCCGCGACCACGTCCGCAAGCTGCTGCCGCTGGTGCGCGAAACCCTGCGCGAGGCCGGCCTGGGTACGTCCGACCTCGACGGCGTGGCCTATACGGCAGGCCCGGGCCTGGTCGGCGCGCTGCTGGTCGGCGCCGGCGTGGCGCGTTCGATGGCTTGGGCACTGGACGTTCCGGCCATTGGCGTCCACCACATGGAGGGCCATCTGCTGGCGCCGCTGCTGGAGGACGATCCCGAGCGCGGCCGCCCCCAACCGCCCTTCGTCGCGCTGCTGGTCTCCGGTGGCCACACCCAGCTGGTGCACGTGGAGGCCATCGGCCGCTACAAGCTGCTCGGCGAGACGCTGGACGACGCGGCCGGCGAGGCCTTCGACAAGACCGCCAAGCTGATGGGGCTTCCGTACCCCGGCGGCCCGCAGCTCGCCGCGCTGGCCGAACAGGGCCGGCCCGGCGCGTTCAGGTTCGCCCGGCCGATGACCGACCGCCCCGGCCTGGATTTCAGCTTCAGCGGCCTGAAGACGCAGGTGCTGCTGGCGTGGCGCGACAGCGACCAGAGCGAGACGGTCCGCGCCGACATCGCGCGCGGTTTCGAGGACGCCGTGGTCGACACGCTGTCGATCAAGTGCGAGCGCGCGCTGGATGCGGCCGGCTGCGACACGCTCGTCGTCGCCGGTGGCGTCGGCGCCAACAAGCGCCTGCGCGCGAAGCTCGACGAGATGACCCGCAAGCGCGGCGGCCGCGTGAGCTTCCCGCGCCCGCAGTTCTGCACCGACAACGGCGCGATGATCGCCTACGCCGGCGCGCTGCGACTGGCCGCCGGGCAGCACGGCGATCTCGCGGTGCGCGTGACGCCGCGTTGGGACATGGCGACGCTGGAAGCCGTGATTCGTCAATCGTGA
- the folK gene encoding 2-amino-4-hydroxy-6-hydroxymethyldihydropteridine diphosphokinase, with protein sequence MSRAYLSLGSNVDAVTHLRAAVHALHERFGDVVMSPVYRTRAVGFDGPDFHNAAAIIESDLDPHALNAWLHALEDAHGRDRSGPRYGDRTLDIDIVLFDGLTLEGAGNPGSSPGQALRIPRPELRHAFVLRPLAEIAPDVDVPGTGRTLAQLWDAHPERGVALETVTL encoded by the coding sequence ATGAGCCGCGCCTACCTGAGCCTGGGCAGCAACGTCGATGCCGTGACGCACCTGCGCGCGGCCGTCCATGCGTTGCACGAACGTTTCGGCGACGTGGTGATGTCGCCGGTGTATCGCACGCGCGCCGTCGGATTCGACGGGCCGGACTTCCACAACGCGGCGGCGATCATCGAGTCCGACCTGGACCCGCATGCGCTCAACGCGTGGCTGCATGCGCTGGAAGACGCGCACGGCCGGGATCGTAGCGGGCCGCGCTACGGCGATCGCACGCTCGACATCGACATCGTGCTGTTCGACGGACTGACGCTTGAAGGCGCCGGCAACCCCGGATCAAGTCCGGGGCAGGCTTTGCGCATCCCGCGGCCGGAACTCAGGCACGCGTTCGTGCTGCGTCCGCTGGCGGAAATCGCGCCCGACGTCGACGTGCCCGGCACCGGCCGCACGCTCGCGCAGTTGTGGGACGCGCATCCGGAACGCGGCGTGGCGCTGGAAACCGTCACGCTCTGA
- a CDS encoding GatB/YqeY domain-containing protein: MSLKQRLTDDMKAAMKGGDKHSLAVIRLINAAIKQKEVDERIELDDAAVIAVLDKMVKQRRDSVTQYEAASREDLAQVERDEIVVIERYIPAKMGEAEILAAIDAAIAETGATGPADMGKLMGPLKAKLAGQADMGQVSALVKKRLAN; the protein is encoded by the coding sequence ATGAGCCTCAAGCAGCGACTCACCGACGACATGAAGGCCGCCATGAAGGGCGGCGACAAGCACAGCCTGGCCGTCATCCGCCTGATCAACGCCGCCATCAAGCAGAAGGAAGTGGACGAGCGCATCGAGCTGGACGACGCCGCGGTCATCGCCGTGCTCGACAAGATGGTCAAGCAGCGCCGCGACTCGGTGACCCAGTACGAAGCCGCCAGCCGCGAGGACCTCGCGCAGGTCGAGCGCGACGAGATCGTCGTGATCGAGCGCTACATCCCCGCGAAGATGGGCGAGGCCGAGATCCTCGCCGCGATCGACGCGGCCATCGCCGAAACCGGCGCGACCGGTCCGGCCGACATGGGCAAGCTCATGGGCCCGCTGAAGGCGAAGCTCGCCGGCCAGGCCGACATGGGCCAAGTGTCGGCGCTGGTGAAGAAGCGTCTGGCGAACTGA
- the folB gene encoding dihydroneopterin aldolase yields the protein MDHVFIEGLEIEALIGIYDWERRIRQPLVFDLEMAFDNRVPAATDAIADTLNYKAISNRIVEYVSQSSFELVETLAERVAQIVLTEFGVRHVRLKLSKPGAVRGARAVGVTIERSAS from the coding sequence ATGGACCACGTCTTCATCGAAGGCCTCGAAATCGAGGCGCTGATCGGCATCTACGATTGGGAGCGGCGCATCCGCCAGCCGCTGGTGTTCGACCTCGAAATGGCCTTCGACAACCGCGTGCCGGCCGCGACGGACGCGATCGCCGACACGCTGAACTACAAGGCGATCAGCAACCGCATCGTCGAGTACGTGTCGCAGTCGAGTTTCGAACTGGTGGAAACGCTCGCCGAGCGCGTGGCGCAGATCGTCCTCACCGAGTTCGGCGTGCGGCACGTGCGCCTGAAGCTGAGCAAGCCCGGCGCGGTGCGCGGCGCGCGCGCGGTCGGCGTGACGATCGAACGTTCCGCGTCCTGA
- a CDS encoding DUF6159 family protein codes for MFDKFSRSWELVKASAAVLRSDKELMVFPVVSAVATLVVLATFLVPMIGWRVFSHGAASSVIWVFLFYFCQYTVIVFCNSALVAAAMIRLDGGDPTLADGFNAAKARLPSILGYAAIAATVGVLLKRMKDDDNLLMRLVGGGLGAAWTLATFLVVPVLVHQEVGPFEALRRSANLLRRTWGENAIGNVGIGLAFGLVSFGIIAVGALLAFVAAQLSMALAVSIIVVFVIGLLLLGVFQAALSGIYSAALYRYAMEGEAPPAFRALQLESAFAAR; via the coding sequence ATGTTCGATAAGTTCTCACGCAGTTGGGAGCTGGTGAAGGCGAGTGCGGCCGTGTTGCGCTCGGACAAGGAGCTGATGGTGTTCCCGGTCGTCTCCGCGGTCGCCACGCTGGTGGTGCTGGCGACGTTCCTGGTGCCGATGATCGGCTGGCGCGTTTTCAGCCACGGCGCCGCGTCGAGCGTGATCTGGGTGTTCCTGTTCTATTTCTGCCAGTACACGGTGATCGTGTTCTGCAACAGCGCGCTCGTCGCCGCGGCGATGATCCGCCTCGACGGCGGCGATCCGACGCTCGCCGATGGCTTCAATGCGGCCAAGGCGCGACTGCCGTCCATCCTCGGTTATGCGGCGATCGCGGCGACCGTCGGCGTGCTGCTCAAGCGCATGAAGGACGACGACAACCTGCTGATGCGGCTGGTCGGCGGTGGCCTCGGCGCGGCCTGGACGCTGGCGACGTTCCTCGTCGTGCCGGTGCTGGTGCACCAGGAAGTCGGTCCGTTCGAAGCGCTGCGCCGCAGCGCGAACCTGCTGCGCCGTACCTGGGGCGAGAACGCCATCGGCAACGTCGGCATCGGTCTGGCGTTCGGCCTGGTCTCGTTCGGCATCATCGCCGTGGGCGCGCTGCTCGCGTTCGTCGCGGCGCAGCTGTCGATGGCGCTGGCGGTGTCGATCATCGTGGTGTTCGTGATCGGCCTGCTGCTGCTCGGCGTGTTCCAGGCGGCGCTGAGCGGCATCTACTCGGCCGCGCTGTACCGCTATGCGATGGAAGGCGAAGCGCCGCCGGCGTTCCGCGCGCTGCAACTGGAATCGGCGTTCGCGGCGCGGTAA